The Rhizobium viscosum genomic sequence ATCACTGTTGTTCTCCTTCGGGTTTTCAGTGTCCGATGTGCTGTTACTGTCGTTAGATGAAGCTTGTATGACAGTTGCGTGACGTTAATTTCGTCATGAATAGCAGGAGCTTGCGGCAGATGTTTTATTTGCGACAGGCTGTCCTGATTCCGCGAGATCCGTCTTTGTTTTTGCCTTTTTTTTAGCTGTCCCTCCTAACCGGGTTTGCGGAAAAGCCGGGTCTGTTCGAACAGGCCTTCCAGCGTTTTCATGCGCTCTTTCGTCTCGTCCCAGGTCGAGTTCTGCACCGCCTCGATGAGTGCCTCGACGATGAAGAGGGTGACGACGGAGGAGTCCCAGGCCGACGGCGCCTCGATCTGCACGCGAAAGGCGTGACGGGCGAGCTTGGCGGCAGGCGAAGCCCATTGGTCTGTGAAGACGATGATTTCGGCTCCGCGCTTGCGGGCGGCGGTAGCGAGGCTCACCATTTCCTGCTCGTAGCGGCGGATATCGAAGATGATGAGCAGATCGCCCGGATTCATATTGAGGACGTATTGCGGCCAGCTCGACGAATTGGAAGAAAGCAGCGCCGTGTTCGGGCGGATGACCTGCATATGGGTAAAGAAGTATTCCGCGAGTGCGCCGGTGATGCGTCCGCCCACGAAATAGAGCGTGCGCTTTCGGTCCGAGAGCAGGGCGGCGACGTTGTCGAAGGTAGCCGTATCGAGGTCGGAGAGCGTTTGGCGCAGATTGCCCATGATGGCATCGGCGAAGCGGTTCAATATATGGGTGCCCGGCGCGTTTTGGGCCCAGCGATCATGCTTGGCGATCGGATTGGAAATCGTCGCTTCGACTTCCTGATGCAGATGCTGCTGGAAGTCCGGATAGCC encodes the following:
- a CDS encoding MurR/RpiR family transcriptional regulator, which codes for MSVAAKTVSDVIHSHLGVLTRAEKQLAESLLDNYPVSGLGSITTIAENAGVSTPTVVRMVQKLGYKGYPDFQQHLHQEVEATISNPIAKHDRWAQNAPGTHILNRFADAIMGNLRQTLSDLDTATFDNVAALLSDRKRTLYFVGGRITGALAEYFFTHMQVIRPNTALLSSNSSSWPQYVLNMNPGDLLIIFDIRRYEQEMVSLATAARKRGAEIIVFTDQWASPAAKLARHAFRVQIEAPSAWDSSVVTLFIVEALIEAVQNSTWDETKERMKTLEGLFEQTRLFRKPG